Below is a window of Sus scrofa isolate TJ Tabasco breed Duroc chromosome 3, Sscrofa11.1, whole genome shotgun sequence DNA.
agcattatttatgaATACTGAACTTTGAATTTCATAACGTTCACACacatcatgaaatatttttccttggattttttttcctcaaccatttgaaaaactgaaaagccATTCTTAGCATACATACCACGCACAAGCACATGGCAGGCTGCAAATCAATAAAGGGTTTAAGAAAGACTCTTTTTAGCGAGGATTGTTTGACCTGGGACCTAGGTGAGAAGAAGAGACCTGTCTTGTGCAGGGACGAGTGAGAGGTTTTCCAGGGGAGGGAATCACAAGTGCAGATTCCCTGAGGTAAGAAGGTAGCAGGTGGTTTGAAAGTGGAAGGGCTGAAGCACATAAAGCTGTGTTCTCCTTGTTTACAGTCAGTAATAGATTTTACATCCTGACCAGCCCCACATACTTAGGTACTTTTAAAGCAGAATTTAATGAAACAATGTGAAGATTATGACATGTGCtctgatagtttttatttttttattatttttcattttaaaattatagtcgatttcacagtgttctgtcagtttctgctgtacagcagagcgaCTCAGttgtctgtatatatacattatttttctttcatgatcctccatcctgctcctttGCAAGTGAtgggctatagttccctgtgctatatatacagcaGTATTCTGATACTTTTTAGaccgtttttgtttgttttgtttgtttgtttgtttttcccccattTAATGCTGGTTGAAAACCAATTAGTTGACTTTGTGACTCACTTACGGGTTGATACCCCCAGTTTGAAAAAGCCTTATGGTGGACCTTTGTGGCCCTGTTCTTCTCATGAGTACGTGCCATGCAATTACTTCTTTCCATGGTTCCTTTAAATACGGATGTAGATTGGGGGTCAGCAAATGGCAGCCAGCCAGGCTGCTTGTCTCTGTAAATAATGTTTCATCAGAACACACAACACCCAGTTATTTACATACCGTAAGAGACCAGCAAACAAGGTCAGAAAGCAAGTAGGACCCAGCTCATGTGGGTCATGGCAGAACGCCTGGCTTGTATGACTATATAAATcattcttttgggagttcccgttgtggcatgagaatgtgggttcaatccctggcctcactcagtgggttaagtgtctggcgttgtcgtgagctgtggtgtgtgtaggctggcagctgcagctccaattcaacccctagcctgggaacctccatatgctgtgggtgcagccctaaaaagcaaaaaaaaaaaaaagtagtaattcTTTTCAGTTAATTTCCTGTCTGAGGGGGACGTCAGTATAGGAGGCATGAGAGAACCCAGCGTGTCTATGGTCAGAGTGGGATAAACCTGAGAAGCAAGAGCCCGGAGACATAAGCCGCCACTTAGATCCCTGAGAAGCCCGTAGTATAGTCAGGGAGACACCCACACATACCACGTCCTAGCACCATGAGGAGAGCCGTGACAAGTGAGAGTAGAGAGTTCCGGGAGAGCTGGCCATCAGCTGGGTCTGAGGGAATCTAGGAGACTTCTCAGAAAGGTGGCATTTGATCTGCTTTCAGGGGGGAGCTGTGGCATGCaatagcttgatgtgggatctcagttcccagaccagggattgaacctaagctaCAACAGTGAGAACACTGAAtcctaaccgctagaccaccaggaaactccctattctacctattcctttttttttttttttttttttttttgctttttgcctttttgccttttctagggccactcccacgacatatggaggtttccaggctaggggtcgaatcagagctgtagccgccggcctacaccacagccacagcaacacaggatctgagccgtgtctgcagcctacaccacagctcatggcaatgccggatccttaacccactgagcgaggccagggatcaaacctgcgtcgtcatggatactagtcgggttccttaaccactgagccacaatgggagctcccgtAGCAAGTGCGTGACAAATGTGTTACCGAGGAGTCCAGGCAGGAAGTCTGTTGTAAAGGACATTTTAAGAAGTTGGggaagctctgtgtgtgtgtgttttgatggGGAGGCCATTAGAGTCCCCACAGACCTTCCATAGAGTTGAGATTACACCCCTCTGGGGTAAATGGAAATTCCCACTCCCCACTGACCAACTGTGCCCCCCCACAGACTCAGATGCCACCGCATCTTCGGATAACAGCGAGACCGAGGGGACACCCAAGTTGTCGGACACACCAGCTCCTAAGAGGTGAGAAGAAGCCATCattccccaggccaggccaggggccaggggggCACCTGGGCCACCTCTCTGCCTCTGACCCTGTCCCCTGTCCTTTTCTCCAGGAAGAGAAGCCCTCCGCTGGggggcgccccctccccctccagcctctccctgcctccttcagCAGGGTTTCCCCTTCAGGCCTCCGGTGCCCCCTCCCCATACCTGAGCTCGGTGAGTTGGGGTCAAGGATGGGAAGTGGTAAAAGGCCCGGGAGTAAGGCGGGTGTCATttgggcagaggggctgggccaAGGACATCTGTCTTGGTGTGGCCAGCACGGTCCCCTGGAGGGTGTGAGTCGGGGCCGTCCACGTCCCTCTGGTGTAGGGATGGGGGACAGAAGTGACTGAGGAGAGCAGAGCCCAGGACACAGTCCTgctgctgtcccctcccctctgtTCTCGGGAGCCACACTCATCACCATCTCttgtttttccattcttcctCCTGTTTGCATTTCttcccttcacccccaccccatccactcCATTTCCCATCTCCATCCCCTCACTCCTGCCTGCAGCTGGCTTCCCCCCCCTACCCCCCATTCCCTTCCGATTACCTGGCCCTGCAGCTGCCCGAGCCCAGCCCCCTGCGGCCCAAGCGGGAGAAACGGCCCCGCCTGCCCCGGAAACTCAAGGTACCCTGTTTGGGGGACATTAGGGAGGGGCCAGGACAGCCATCAAAGGGAGGCTCCAGACGGGCTGGGGGCCTGTCCGAGAATGTTGAAAGCCTGACTTGGGGCTGCTGCTGGGGGCCCAGCCTAAGGGCAGGCACTGAGGGGAAGGTCCGAGAAGTCCTGGCTCACAGGTTCCGCGCGAGACTAGTCTGGGCAGGAGCAGCCTGGGGGGCCCAGAGCGAAGACGGCTGGGGACACAGGCTTGTTTTCCCAGGTGTGCTGTGATGCCAGGCAGTCCCCGAGGCGGGGCAGAGTTGTGGGATTAGAAACAAGTCGAGGCTGCACCCCTTAAAAACCACGTACCCGTAACTCTTGAGGTTTCAGACTGTGTGTCTGTAAAGTGAGTGTGATCGGCCAGGCTCACGGAGCGCTTGCTCCGTACCAGGCACTGCTCCAGGTGCTGCAGAGCCAGTCATGAACAAAACAAAGGTCCCATGCCCATCCCTTATTTTCTGCCCCTTCTCCCAGAACATGGAGCCCATGGGCTGTTCTAGAAGGATGGGCAGAAAATAAGCACGAGAAACAGGTAACTGTAGAAAAATGGAGTCAGGTGAGGAAGGTGGAAACCGCCAGAGCACAGGGTGCCCAGAAACTCAAAGGACTCCGAGCAGCAGAAGCCCTGTGGCTCTCTTTCGAACGTGTCATCCAGGAAGAAGAAGCCGCACAGGGACCCTGAGGGGGGTGCATGTTCCGTTGGTTCAAGGACCAGGAAGGAGGCTGGTGTGGTCAGAGGAAAGCGAGCTGGGAGAATGACCAGAGAGGGTAGGACAGAGCAGTAACTGAGGGTTAAAGACCTTGGCTTGTCCTGTGAATGAAACGGGGGCCCTTGGAGAAGGTGGGGAAGACCTGATCTGATCTGACCAAcgcctggtgctgctgtgagctggggaGGTGGGCG
It encodes the following:
- the INO80E gene encoding INO80 complex subunit E isoform X3 produces the protein MNGPADGEVDYKKKYRNLKRKLKFLIYEHECFQEELRKAQRKLLKVSRDKSFLLDRLLQYENVDEDSSDSDATASSDNSETEGTPKLSDTPAPKRKRSPPLGGAPSPSSLSLPPSAGFPLQASGAPSPYLSSLASPPYPPFPSDYLALQLPEPSPLRPKREKRPRLPRKLKRAHSGCSVEEELDLGEAEGRESS